In Candidatus Zixiibacteriota bacterium, a single window of DNA contains:
- a CDS encoding DUF4321 domain-containing protein — translation MKTRELTFIVVALLLGAILGGFVGELIGSFLPPGAAKMLFTKSVNIGFETARVQLYSLSFTIGLMFKINFVSVLGVLLVIIYFRWWYI, via the coding sequence TTGAAAACGCGTGAACTTACGTTTATCGTTGTTGCGCTTCTTCTGGGTGCCATTCTCGGAGGTTTCGTAGGTGAATTGATCGGCTCATTTTTGCCGCCCGGGGCGGCCAAAATGCTTTTTACCAAATCGGTCAATATTGGTTTCGAGACCGCCCGGGTTCAATTGTATTCGTTGTCTTTTACTATCGGCCTGATGTTTAAAATAAACTTTGTGTCGGTCCTGGGCGTATTATTGGTTATAATTTACTT